Below is a genomic region from Rhodopirellula islandica.
TCCGGTCGCACAACGGTATCGTCACTGACAATCCAATCCAGCTCAACCACCGTTCTGGCATCGCAACCCGCATCGTGAATCGCGTTGCGAATCAGTCCAGCAAGTTCGGTCAGCGCGAGCTGATGCCGACCAAATGGGCTGGGGCTCATCGCAATCGCAATGCCTTCCCACAATTCCCAGTCACCCTTCCAGTGCTGATAGTCGCTTGCCGTGTAGTGCGGTGAAAACTCGTATGCACTCGACATTTTTGATCCCTCGTAAATGCGGCCCCTCAACCAAATGGCCCGCATGAATGCAGCGGAGACGCAGAAATAGCCCGGCTGCCCACTGGACCAGTGCCCGTATTCTAGCAACGATTTCATTTGACCGAGAGTCGAGACTTGGCAATCGCGATTTTAACTGCAAGCGAATCCCCAGCAGGGATCAAGCGGTCAGTGCAATTCGACCGCAGTAAAAAACGCCAACCGCCAAAATCAATCCGGCACGCAAATACGGCCACGGCAGCTTCCCGAGTCGGCTGTCTTCGCGAATCAGGCTGCCGCCGAAACGTTGCAGCAGAATACCGACCAGCGTCAGACTGCTGGCAATCCCGGCAGCAAACAAACCGATCACCGCGTAGGCCGCGACTGGCGAACCAGTCGACATACTAGTGAAGTAGGCGGCCAAGGCCGACGGACATGGAAGCAGCCCAAAGGCGATGCCCAGCAACGCACTCATCGAGTAGCTCGACCGTTTGGACACCGGCTCAGCATCACAACTGGCGTGCTGATGCGACTTGCACCCACACGCCATTGGCTTCGCCCGCCAAGCCGACCACAGCATCCAAATCCCCACACACATCACCAACGCGGCACTGATCCACTGCAGCGATTGCGTGACCACTTCATCGTCATGATGGTGATCACCCGAGACCAGGTGATGTGTCAGGTGCACCGCCATGGCGATCGCAATCAACGAAACGGAATGAGCCAAACCACTGGAGATTCCCATCACGATCGGGTGCCAGAAACTTCGACGTTCCCCAGACAGATAGACCAGCATCGCGGTCTTGCCATGCCCCGGTTCCA
It encodes:
- a CDS encoding Uma2 family endonuclease, which gives rise to MKSLLEYGHWSSGQPGYFCVSAAFMRAIWLRGRIYEGSKMSSAYEFSPHYTASDYQHWKGDWELWEGIAIAMSPSPFGRHQLALTELAGLIRNAIHDAGCDARTVVELDWIVSDDTVVRPDVMVVGGDPPERHLEKAPAVAVEVLSESTRRNDLGYKRQLYHQHGIAAYLIVDPQEKTVVLDRRQDDGGYQTENLNDSVAFRVCDDCEIKFSVEALFR
- a CDS encoding HoxN/HupN/NixA family nickel/cobalt transporter — protein: MHTHSHELTLGLAFFLGALHALEPGHGKTAMLVYLSGERRSFWHPIVMGISSGLAHSVSLIAIAMAVHLTHHLVSGDHHHDDEVVTQSLQWISAALVMCVGIWMLWSAWRAKPMACGCKSHQHASCDAEPVSKRSSYSMSALLGIAFGLLPCPSALAAYFTSMSTGSPVAAYAVIGLFAAGIASSLTLVGILLQRFGGSLIREDSRLGKLPWPYLRAGLILAVGVFYCGRIALTA